The Rhodocytophaga rosea genome has a segment encoding these proteins:
- the rplO gene encoding 50S ribosomal protein L15 has translation MNLSSIKPAAGSVKQKTRKGRGTGSGKGGTSTRGHKGAQSRSGYSAKRGFEGGQMPLQRRVPKFGFKNFNRVEYKAINLDVLQDLLDKYTVEVIDADYLKQHGLISKNDLIKVLGRGELKSKVEIKANAFSSSAIEAVEKAGGKATVI, from the coding sequence ATGAATCTTAGTTCAATAAAACCGGCTGCCGGCTCAGTGAAGCAAAAAACCCGAAAAGGCAGAGGTACCGGTTCAGGCAAAGGTGGTACTTCTACCCGTGGACATAAAGGAGCTCAATCCCGTTCAGGTTATAGTGCTAAGAGGGGCTTTGAAGGTGGTCAAATGCCTCTGCAAAGAAGGGTTCCCAAGTTTGGTTTCAAAAATTTCAACAGAGTAGAGTATAAAGCTATTAACCTGGATGTTTTGCAGGATTTGCTTGATAAATACACTGTAGAAGTAATTGATGCTGATTATCTGAAACAACACGGCTTGATTTCAAAAAATGACCTGATTAAGGTTTTAGGAAGAGGCGAATTGAAATCTAAAGTCGAAATCAAAGCAAATGCTTTTTCATCATCTGCCATAGAAGCAGTAGAGAAAGCTGGAGGTAAGGCTACAGTTATTTAA
- the secY gene encoding preprotein translocase subunit SecY: MKKFITTIKNIFSIEDLRTRILNTLLFLFIFRLGSFVVLPGIDPNRLPGRSEGVLGILDNLLGGAFSNASIFALGIMPYISASIVIQLLTVAVPYFQKMQKEGESGRKKLNQITRGLTVIITVAQSIAYLTSTIPDEAILVDRTFFTFSSIVILAAGTIFCMWLGEKITDKGIGNGISMLIMIGIVSRFPGAVYGEALSRGSNGILFFVLELVVLFFVVMGVVMLTQATRRIPVQYAKQVIGNKVYGGQRQYIPLKLNAAGVMPIIFAQTLMFLPATVASFWADSSDLASSTAAVFSDFTSWQYNLLFAVLIILFTFFYTAISVSPKNISDDMKKNGGFVPGVKPGAQTTEYIDQILSKITLPGAIFLSVIAILPAIASLFGVTREFSAFYGGTSLLIMVGVVLDTLQQIESYLLMRHYEGLMKSGRVRGRSENVAVV; this comes from the coding sequence ATGAAGAAGTTTATCACCACTATCAAAAATATTTTCTCAATAGAGGATTTAAGAACGCGTATCTTAAATACTTTATTGTTTTTATTCATTTTCCGTTTAGGTTCCTTTGTAGTACTTCCTGGCATTGACCCTAACCGTCTACCTGGAAGATCAGAAGGCGTATTAGGAATTTTGGATAACCTGCTGGGTGGTGCTTTTAGTAATGCCTCTATTTTTGCCTTAGGCATAATGCCTTACATTTCTGCTTCTATTGTAATTCAGCTTTTAACGGTAGCTGTACCTTACTTTCAGAAGATGCAGAAAGAAGGTGAATCAGGAAGAAAGAAGTTAAATCAGATTACCAGGGGCTTAACGGTTATTATTACCGTAGCTCAGTCTATTGCTTATCTGACTTCCACTATACCTGATGAGGCAATATTGGTTGACCGAACATTCTTTACTTTCTCTTCTATTGTTATATTAGCTGCCGGTACTATATTCTGTATGTGGCTAGGTGAAAAAATTACTGATAAGGGAATTGGTAATGGTATTTCTATGCTGATCATGATTGGTATCGTATCCAGATTTCCTGGTGCAGTATATGGAGAAGCATTATCTAGAGGTTCTAATGGTATACTGTTTTTTGTACTAGAATTAGTAGTATTATTCTTTGTAGTGATGGGTGTAGTAATGCTTACCCAGGCTACCAGAAGAATACCTGTGCAATATGCCAAACAAGTGATTGGTAATAAAGTATATGGGGGACAAAGGCAATACATACCCTTAAAGTTAAATGCCGCAGGTGTAATGCCTATCATTTTTGCTCAGACATTAATGTTTCTTCCAGCAACCGTAGCATCGTTTTGGGCAGATAGCAGTGATCTGGCAAGCTCTACAGCTGCAGTGTTCTCAGACTTTACATCCTGGCAGTATAATTTGCTTTTTGCCGTATTGATTATCCTGTTTACTTTCTTTTATACAGCTATTTCAGTGAGTCCGAAAAATATTTCGGATGATATGAAAAAGAATGGTGGCTTTGTTCCCGGCGTAAAACCCGGTGCACAAACCACCGAATATATAGACCAGATATTATCAAAAATAACTTTACCTGGCGCTATATTTCTATCGGTGATTGCTATACTTCCTGCTATTGCGAGTTTATTTGGAGTTACCAGAGAATTTTCGGCTTTTTATGGTGGTACATCTTTATTGATTATGGTAGGTGTAGTGCTAGATACCCTTCAGCAGATTGAAAGCTACTTATTAATGAGACATTATGAAGGCTTAATGAAATCAGGTAGGGTTAGAGGTAGGTCAGAAAATGTGGCAGTAGTTTAA
- the rplQ gene encoding 50S ribosomal protein L17, with protein MRHGKTINHLGRTAQHRHALLSNMASSLILHKRITTTVAKAKELRKYVEPLITKAKDDTTHSRRTVFSYLQNKESVKVLFGEVAEKIASRPGGYTRIIKLGNRLGDNADVCIMELVDYNETMLKNKPAAKARTRRGRRGSKTAVNAAETTPKTETAPAKKTEATETDNAEDKEQA; from the coding sequence ATGAGACACGGTAAAACAATTAACCATTTAGGCAGAACCGCACAACATCGCCATGCTTTGTTATCCAATATGGCTTCTTCGCTGATTCTGCATAAAAGAATTACAACAACCGTAGCTAAAGCAAAAGAGCTACGTAAGTATGTAGAACCTTTGATTACAAAAGCTAAAGATGATACAACCCATTCCAGAAGAACCGTTTTTTCTTATCTTCAGAATAAAGAATCGGTTAAAGTTCTGTTTGGAGAAGTAGCTGAAAAAATTGCTAGCCGTCCGGGTGGTTATACTCGTATTATTAAGCTAGGTAATCGTTTAGGCGACAATGCTGATGTTTGTATCATGGAACTCGTAGATTATAATGAAACCATGTTGAAAAACAAGCCTGCTGCTAAAGCAAGAACTCGTAGAGGTCGCCGGGGTAGCAAAACTGCAGTAAATGCTGCTGAAACTACACCAAAAACTGAAACTGCTCCAGCCAAAAAAACAGAAGCTACAGAAACTGACAATGCAGAAGACAAAGAACAAGCATAA
- the rpsD gene encoding 30S ribosomal protein S4 encodes MARYTGPKAKIARKFNEPILGPSKALQKKSYPPGMHGRGRKRKQSEYAVQLTEKQKAKYTYGVLERQFENLFHKAARKEGITGTNLLILLEARLDNTVYRFGIAPTRRAARQLVLHKHITVNGHIINIASYSLKPGDVVGVREKSKSLEAVTESLSARSAKRYTWLEWDNQSLVGKFVSYPERDQIPENIQEQLIVELYSK; translated from the coding sequence ATGGCTAGATATACAGGTCCTAAGGCCAAAATAGCAAGAAAATTTAATGAACCTATTTTAGGTCCAAGCAAGGCTTTACAAAAGAAAAGCTACCCTCCTGGGATGCATGGCCGTGGCAGAAAGAGAAAGCAATCTGAGTATGCCGTGCAGTTGACTGAAAAGCAAAAAGCGAAATATACATACGGCGTATTGGAAAGACAGTTTGAGAATTTATTTCATAAAGCTGCCCGTAAAGAAGGTATTACTGGTACAAACTTACTTATATTGCTTGAAGCCAGACTTGATAATACAGTCTACCGATTTGGCATTGCTCCTACCCGCAGAGCCGCTCGTCAGCTGGTATTACATAAGCACATCACCGTAAATGGCCATATTATCAATATTGCTTCTTATTCTTTGAAACCAGGTGATGTAGTAGGTGTACGTGAGAAATCAAAATCGTTAGAAGCTGTCACTGAGAGTTTATCTGCCAGAAGTGCAAAAAGATATACCTGGCTTGAGTGGGATAACCAATCGCTGGTTGGTAAATTTGTATCCTATCCGGAAAGAGATCAAATACCTGAAAACATTCAAGAGCAGCTTATTGTTGAGCTCTATTCTAAATAA
- the rpsK gene encoding 30S ribosomal protein S11, translating to MAQQQTQAKRKDKAKKRVVTVEPVGQVHIKASFNNIIISVTNSSGQVISWASAGKMGFKGSKKNTPYAAQMAAQNCAQAAYELGLRKAEVFVKGPGAGRESAIRTIQSAGIEVTTIKDITPLPHNGCRPPKRRRV from the coding sequence ATGGCTCAACAACAAACACAAGCAAAAAGAAAAGACAAAGCCAAAAAACGGGTGGTTACGGTTGAACCTGTTGGCCAGGTTCATATCAAAGCCTCTTTTAACAATATTATTATTTCCGTAACTAATAGCAGCGGACAAGTTATCTCCTGGGCTTCTGCCGGTAAGATGGGTTTTAAGGGTTCTAAAAAGAACACTCCTTATGCTGCTCAGATGGCCGCTCAAAATTGTGCACAGGCTGCTTATGAATTAGGTCTGCGTAAAGCAGAGGTTTTTGTAAAAGGCCCCGGTGCAGGTAGAGAATCTGCCATCCGTACCATTCAAAGTGCAGGTATTGAAGTAACAACAATTAAAGATATTACTCCTTTACCTCATAACGGTTGCCGTCCGCCTAAAAGAAGAAGAGTCTAA
- the carA gene encoding glutamine-hydrolyzing carbamoyl-phosphate synthase small subunit: MKYTPRKEALLLLADGTLFKGIALGKTGTIGGELCFNTGMTGYQEIYTDPSYYGQIILNTTSHIGNYGTLPSDQESSQVKISGLVCNHFSTIYSRHVSRESLQEYFERANIVGIGEVDTRQIVKHIRNKGAMNAIISSEILDVRALQEKLNEVPSMNGLELSSQISTVEPFLVGNENSEFKVAVLDLGIKTSILSNLTTRNIQCKVFPAKTTFEEMNTWKPDGYFISNGPGDPAAMPYAIDTMRKIVDSETPLFGICLGHQLLALANDVSTYKLHNGHRGLNHPVKNIITGRGEITSQNHGFGINEEDVKKSKKVEATHVNLNDKSIEGIRQKNGRAFSVQYHPESSPGPHDSRYLFDDFVKILKNK; this comes from the coding sequence ATGAAATACACACCACGTAAAGAAGCATTATTATTATTAGCAGACGGTACACTATTTAAAGGTATCGCCTTAGGAAAAACAGGTACTATCGGTGGCGAACTTTGTTTCAACACTGGGATGACGGGCTATCAGGAAATCTATACGGACCCTTCTTATTACGGTCAGATCATCCTGAATACAACCTCACATATTGGTAACTATGGCACTTTGCCCTCCGACCAGGAATCTTCACAGGTAAAAATCAGTGGACTGGTATGTAATCATTTTTCTACGATTTATTCACGCCACGTTTCGCGTGAATCTTTGCAGGAATATTTCGAGCGGGCGAACATAGTAGGAATTGGAGAAGTAGATACCAGGCAGATTGTGAAACATATTCGCAATAAAGGAGCAATGAATGCCATTATTTCTTCAGAAATCCTGGATGTAAGAGCCCTACAGGAAAAATTGAATGAAGTTCCTTCTATGAATGGCCTAGAGCTTTCCTCCCAAATTAGTACAGTAGAACCCTTTCTGGTAGGTAATGAAAACTCAGAGTTCAAAGTAGCCGTGCTGGATTTAGGTATAAAAACAAGTATTCTAAGCAATCTCACTACACGCAATATTCAATGTAAAGTGTTTCCGGCAAAAACTACTTTTGAAGAAATGAATACATGGAAACCGGATGGCTATTTTATTTCTAACGGACCCGGAGACCCTGCTGCTATGCCGTATGCTATTGACACAATGCGCAAGATTGTAGATTCGGAAACGCCTTTGTTCGGCATATGTTTGGGCCATCAGTTACTGGCACTGGCTAATGATGTTTCTACCTATAAGCTACACAACGGACACCGCGGGTTAAACCATCCGGTAAAGAATATAATCACCGGCCGTGGAGAAATTACTTCACAAAATCACGGATTTGGAATAAATGAAGAAGATGTGAAGAAAAGCAAAAAAGTAGAAGCCACTCACGTTAATCTGAATGATAAAAGTATTGAAGGCATCCGTCAGAAAAACGGTAGAGCTTTTTCTGTACAGTATCATCCGGAATCTTCACCAGGGCCACATGATTCCAGATATTTATTTGATGATTTTGTGAAAATATTGAAAAACAAATAA
- the rpsM gene encoding 30S ribosomal protein S13 — MARIAGVDIPDKKRGEIALTYIFGIGRRSAQHILTQAGVNLDKKVNEWTDDESNTIRSIISAEYRVEGVLKSEVQLSIKRLMDIGSYRGLRHRKGLPVRGQRTKNNTRTRKGKRKTVANKKKATK, encoded by the coding sequence ATGGCTAGAATCGCAGGCGTAGATATTCCGGACAAAAAAAGAGGAGAAATTGCCTTAACCTATATTTTTGGTATTGGTCGTAGGTCAGCACAACATATACTTACCCAAGCAGGTGTGAACCTGGATAAAAAGGTGAATGAATGGACAGATGATGAATCTAACACCATCAGAAGTATTATTAGCGCTGAATACCGTGTGGAAGGTGTGCTGAAATCAGAAGTGCAGCTAAGCATTAAGCGTTTAATGGATATTGGTAGCTATCGTGGCTTAAGACACCGCAAGGGCTTACCAGTTAGAGGTCAGCGTACAAAGAATAATACGAGAACCAGAAAAGGTAAACGTAAAACAGTTGCTAATAAGAAAAAAGCAACTAAATAA
- the rpmD gene encoding 50S ribosomal protein L30, which produces MAKVIITQVKSTIKRPKTQKLTITALGLGKINRSVEVEYTPQIAGMVDKVNHLVTVQEL; this is translated from the coding sequence ATGGCAAAAGTTATCATAACACAGGTCAAAAGCACCATTAAAAGACCTAAAACTCAAAAATTAACTATTACTGCTTTAGGGTTAGGAAAGATCAATAGAAGCGTAGAAGTGGAATATACTCCACAAATTGCAGGGATGGTTGATAAAGTAAATCATTTGGTTACTGTTCAGGAATTATAA
- the rpsE gene encoding 30S ribosomal protein S5 — protein MAQINTRSVKASDSDLKERVVAIKRVAKVVKGGRRFSFSAIVVVGDGNGVVGYGLGKANEVTDAITKGIEDAKKNLIKVPVLKATVPHEILGKYSGGFVLLKPAAAGTGVIAGGAMRAVLESAGVKDVLAKSKGSSNPHNVVKATFDALLKMRAPHTVAQQRGVSLAKVFNG, from the coding sequence ATGGCTCAAATAAATACAAGATCTGTTAAGGCAAGCGATTCAGACCTTAAAGAAAGAGTAGTAGCTATTAAGCGTGTAGCTAAAGTGGTGAAGGGCGGACGTAGATTTAGTTTTTCTGCTATTGTGGTAGTAGGTGATGGGAATGGTGTAGTAGGCTACGGTTTAGGAAAAGCCAATGAAGTAACAGATGCCATAACTAAGGGCATTGAGGATGCTAAGAAAAACTTAATTAAGGTGCCTGTGCTAAAAGCAACTGTTCCTCATGAAATTCTTGGTAAGTATAGTGGCGGATTTGTGTTGCTAAAGCCGGCAGCGGCCGGAACTGGTGTTATCGCTGGTGGTGCGATGCGTGCTGTATTGGAAAGTGCTGGTGTAAAAGATGTATTGGCTAAATCAAAAGGTTCTTCTAATCCACATAACGTGGTAAAAGCTACTTTTGATGCTTTATTGAAAATGCGTGCTCCTCATACTGTAGCACAGCAAAGGGGAGTTTCATTAGCAAAAGTTTTTAATGGGTAA
- the rpmJ gene encoding 50S ribosomal protein L36 — MKVKASIKKRSAECKVIRRKGKLYVINKKNPRYKQRQG, encoded by the coding sequence ATGAAAGTAAAGGCTTCTATTAAAAAGCGTAGTGCTGAATGTAAGGTGATCCGCAGAAAAGGAAAACTTTATGTTATCAACAAGAAAAATCCAAGGTATAAACAAAGACAAGGATAA
- the infA gene encoding translation initiation factor IF-1, with product MAKQSSIEQDGTIVEALSNAMFRVELQNGHQVIAHISGKMRMNYIKILPGDRVKLEMSPYDLSKGRIVYRYK from the coding sequence ATGGCCAAACAGTCATCTATTGAACAAGACGGAACAATTGTAGAAGCATTATCTAATGCAATGTTCAGGGTAGAATTACAAAACGGCCATCAGGTAATTGCGCATATATCAGGTAAAATGCGGATGAATTACATCAAGATTTTACCAGGTGACAGAGTCAAATTAGAAATGTCGCCGTATGACTTAAGTAAAGGAAGAATAGTTTACAGATACAAATAA
- a CDS encoding DNA-directed RNA polymerase subunit alpha — protein sequence MSILAFQMPDKVVMEKADDFRGLFEFKPLEKGYGVTIGNALRRILLSSLEGYAITSIKIPGVLHEFSSIEGVVEDVSEIILNLKMVRFKKISDMIDNKIVVSVKNAKVLKAGDISKFTSSFQVLNPDFVICNLDTSVNMEIELLVEKGRGYVPAEENRQSEQVFGHIPIDAIFTPIKNVKFSIENTRVEQKTDYEKLVLDIETDGSIHPEDALKGAANILIQHFMLFSDQTMTFEAVKPEEEDTVDEEMLHMRKLLKTSLADLDLSVRAYNCLKSADVRTLGDLVNLDISDMMKFRNFGKKSLTELEQLVAEKGLTFGMDLSKYKLDED from the coding sequence ATGTCAATATTAGCATTTCAAATGCCCGATAAGGTGGTGATGGAAAAGGCAGACGACTTCCGTGGTCTGTTTGAATTTAAACCGTTGGAAAAAGGGTATGGAGTAACCATTGGCAACGCATTGAGGAGAATTTTACTTTCTTCGTTAGAAGGATATGCCATTACAAGCATTAAAATTCCGGGTGTGCTGCATGAGTTCTCTTCAATTGAAGGTGTGGTAGAAGATGTATCAGAAATCATTCTGAACCTGAAAATGGTTCGCTTTAAAAAGATCTCTGATATGATCGACAATAAAATCGTTGTCTCTGTAAAAAATGCTAAGGTTTTAAAAGCAGGAGATATTTCTAAATTTACGTCTTCTTTCCAGGTATTGAATCCGGATTTTGTGATTTGTAATTTAGATACTTCTGTGAATATGGAGATCGAATTATTGGTTGAAAAAGGAAGAGGGTATGTGCCGGCAGAAGAAAACCGCCAATCTGAACAAGTATTCGGTCATATTCCAATTGATGCTATTTTTACCCCAATCAAGAACGTAAAATTTAGTATTGAAAACACCCGGGTAGAGCAGAAAACTGACTACGAAAAGCTCGTATTAGATATTGAGACCGATGGTTCTATTCACCCCGAAGATGCCTTAAAAGGTGCTGCTAATATTCTGATTCAACACTTCATGCTGTTCTCTGATCAGACAATGACATTTGAAGCTGTGAAGCCGGAGGAAGAAGATACTGTAGATGAGGAAATGTTGCATATGAGAAAACTGTTGAAGACTTCTTTGGCAGACTTAGATCTCTCTGTAAGAGCATACAATTGCTTGAAATCTGCTGATGTGAGAACTCTTGGAGACTTAGTAAATCTGGATATTTCAGATATGATGAAATTCCGGAACTTTGGAAAGAAATCATTAACAGAATTAGAGCAACTGGTAGCAGAGAAGGGCCTTACTTTCGGAATGGATTTATCAAAATATAAATTAGACGAAGATTAA
- the map gene encoding type I methionyl aminopeptidase, with protein sequence MKKKQLILKTKEEIELIRQSGIILGKAHAEVAKLIRPGISTNELNKRAEEFIIDHKGKPSFKGYNGFPASLCISVNDKVVHGMPGTYELKDGDIVSIDCGVILNEYHSDSAYTYFVGDVHPDIQKLLSVTKESLELGIKQAITGARIGDIGYAIQAHVEKHGFTVVRELVGHGVGKFLHESPEVPNYGKRGQGMKLETGLVIAIEPMVNMGTKNIVQEKDGWTIRTADRKPSAHFEHTVAVNNGKADILTTFEYIEEVLKTKYGQTVIY encoded by the coding sequence TTGAAAAAGAAGCAACTGATATTAAAGACCAAGGAAGAAATTGAGCTAATTAGGCAGAGCGGTATTATACTAGGAAAAGCGCATGCAGAAGTAGCAAAGTTAATCAGGCCGGGTATCAGTACGAATGAGTTAAATAAACGAGCAGAAGAGTTCATTATAGACCATAAAGGTAAACCGTCATTTAAGGGATACAATGGTTTTCCGGCATCTTTGTGTATATCCGTTAATGATAAAGTAGTGCATGGAATGCCGGGCACTTATGAACTAAAAGACGGAGATATTGTTTCAATAGATTGTGGTGTAATTCTGAATGAGTATCATAGTGATAGTGCTTATACCTATTTTGTAGGAGATGTTCATCCTGATATACAAAAACTTCTTTCAGTTACTAAAGAATCTTTAGAACTAGGTATAAAACAGGCAATAACCGGAGCGAGGATAGGAGACATTGGTTATGCCATTCAAGCCCATGTTGAGAAACATGGATTTACAGTGGTTCGGGAATTAGTGGGGCATGGAGTAGGAAAGTTTTTGCACGAAAGTCCGGAAGTGCCTAATTACGGAAAGAGGGGCCAGGGAATGAAATTAGAGACAGGGTTGGTAATTGCGATTGAGCCAATGGTGAACATGGGCACTAAAAATATTGTTCAGGAAAAAGATGGATGGACTATCCGAACAGCGGATAGAAAACCTTCTGCTCATTTTGAACACACAGTAGCTGTCAATAATGGCAAAGCTGATATATTAACAACTTTTGAATATATAGAAGAAGTACTTAAAACTAAATATGGCCAAACAGTCATCTATTGA